A genomic window from Arthrobacter globiformis includes:
- the atpE gene encoding ATP synthase F0 subunit C, whose protein sequence is MEGSINGSLNLIGYGLSAIGGGIGVGLVFAAYINGVARQPEAQRVLQPIAFLGLALTEALAILGLVFAFVLK, encoded by the coding sequence ATGGAAGGCTCCATCAACGGCTCCCTCAACCTCATCGGCTACGGTCTCTCGGCCATCGGCGGTGGTATCGGTGTGGGTCTCGTGTTCGCCGCCTACATCAACGGTGTGGCACGTCAGCCGGAAGCTCAGCGCGTCCTGCAGCCGATCGCATTCCTCGGCCTTGCGCTGACTGAAGCCCTCGCCATCCTGGGCCTGGTCTTCGCTTTCGTTCTCAAGTAA